Proteins found in one Synechococcus sp. LA31 genomic segment:
- a CDS encoding tetratricopeptide repeat-containing glycosyltransferase family protein, which produces MLTDPQLTTLFNESQQAVRRQQWPAAIELCKQAEALAPQEFRLPNNRANAHWLADEPHLAWQAYRRAIQLEPADPRPWRGLGNALRDLNRFEQAQRAFAISHQLQPSAETAWNHSQVLVGLERFQEAWELSEQRLEVAQFEVHRPGPSFQGWSDRTSEPLRIWSEQGFGDTFQFLRWLIQLGNERVELEVEPPLVSLLQEGLSWLPWPPVVFAKQASTDPPPCHGSLMSLPSRLGGGTLSEEAFASGPYLRIAPGARPSGSCVGVVWAAGRKLDDPFTAREYRKRSLPPEALEQLLRGLRHLGFGTVNLQVGSDRDELNPALAELFAEALPPQADFLEAGRLIQGLDAVITVDTAMAHQAGAQGVPAWVLLPWSADPRWLRGRSDSPWYPSLRLLRQPPERQWAPVIELLLEQLRTIPPTARA; this is translated from the coding sequence ATGCTGACAGACCCGCAGCTGACCACCCTGTTTAACGAGTCGCAGCAGGCTGTGCGACGGCAGCAGTGGCCTGCTGCGATCGAGCTCTGCAAGCAAGCCGAAGCCCTTGCCCCGCAGGAGTTTAGACTCCCCAACAACCGAGCCAACGCCCACTGGCTGGCTGATGAACCGCACTTGGCCTGGCAGGCCTACCGCCGCGCCATCCAGCTCGAACCCGCCGATCCACGCCCCTGGCGTGGCCTGGGCAATGCGTTGCGTGATCTAAATCGCTTTGAGCAGGCCCAGCGCGCCTTTGCGATCAGCCACCAGCTGCAGCCCAGCGCTGAAACCGCCTGGAACCACAGCCAGGTGCTGGTGGGGCTGGAGCGGTTTCAGGAGGCCTGGGAGCTCAGCGAACAACGCCTTGAGGTGGCTCAGTTCGAAGTGCATCGGCCTGGGCCATCGTTCCAGGGATGGAGCGATCGCACCTCCGAGCCACTGCGGATCTGGAGCGAGCAGGGCTTCGGCGACACCTTTCAGTTCTTGCGCTGGCTGATTCAACTGGGGAACGAGCGTGTGGAACTGGAGGTGGAGCCTCCCCTCGTTTCCCTCTTGCAGGAGGGGCTCAGCTGGCTGCCGTGGCCACCGGTGGTGTTCGCTAAACAGGCCAGCACAGACCCCCCGCCTTGCCACGGCTCCTTGATGAGCCTGCCCAGCCGGCTCGGGGGCGGCACGCTCTCTGAGGAAGCCTTTGCTTCAGGGCCCTACCTGCGCATCGCCCCAGGGGCTCGCCCCAGCGGCAGCTGCGTCGGCGTGGTGTGGGCCGCTGGCCGCAAGCTCGATGATCCCTTTACCGCCCGCGAATACCGCAAACGCAGCCTCCCCCCCGAAGCCCTCGAGCAGCTGCTCCGCGGACTCCGCCACCTGGGCTTCGGCACGGTGAACCTGCAGGTGGGATCAGATCGCGACGAGCTCAATCCGGCCCTCGCCGAGTTGTTCGCCGAAGCCCTCCCCCCCCAAGCCGATTTCCTCGAAGCCGGCCGCCTGATCCAGGGGCTGGACGCCGTGATCACGGTGGACACCGCCATGGCCCACCAGGCCGGTGCCCAGGGCGTGCCGGCCTGGGTGTTGCTGCCCTGGAGCGCCGATCCCCGCTGGCTGCGCGGCCGCAGCGATAGCCCCTGGTATCCAAGCCTGAGGCTCTTGCGGCAGCCACCGGAGCGCCAATGGGCGCCGGTGATCGAGCTGCTCCTAGAGCAGCTGCGTACGATCCCGCCAACGGCACGGGCGTGA
- a CDS encoding HlyD family efflux transporter periplasmic adaptor subunit — protein sequence MAEQQRSWSFNQPVLLRKRRQASSLLVWSGVAATAGGVLWMVVAPLQETIAVQGKLQPIGQVRVIRAPAAGVVEQVLVRDGAEVTPGQLLVQMDLRQARQQLDSGRSVLERLQNENRIYQAALGEEPAAGLTANQRLALQKQRELLIGRREASAQELLRARTRVASLERSLKASDEIARRYRSLVGSGALSAVALIDVQERADQQRSDLQEAQAELKRVEAMGNAGEASGELELRNRIEANLRQIAALQQQVSDAKRLISLSQLRAPVAGVAFDVAVTPGAVLADSAKPILKVVPQQQLQARVYLPNAAIGFVQPGQKALVSLDSFPAADYGRIGAKVVAVGSDALPPEQQREVLGTEVRGLYFPATLQLDRQSLQAGRRSIPLTAGMSLTADLQLRERRFISLFTAFFDDKLKSLERMR from the coding sequence GTGGCTGAGCAGCAGCGATCCTGGAGCTTCAATCAGCCGGTGCTGCTGCGCAAGCGGCGCCAGGCCTCGTCGTTGTTGGTGTGGAGCGGTGTGGCTGCCACCGCAGGCGGCGTGCTCTGGATGGTGGTGGCGCCGCTGCAGGAAACGATCGCGGTGCAGGGCAAGTTGCAGCCGATCGGCCAGGTGCGGGTGATTCGGGCACCGGCAGCGGGGGTGGTGGAGCAGGTGTTGGTGCGTGATGGGGCGGAGGTGACCCCGGGCCAATTGTTGGTGCAGATGGATTTGCGCCAGGCCAGGCAACAGCTCGACTCGGGCCGCTCGGTGTTGGAGCGGCTGCAGAACGAGAACAGGATCTATCAGGCAGCCTTGGGCGAAGAGCCAGCGGCGGGGCTCACGGCCAATCAGCGCCTGGCACTGCAGAAGCAGCGCGAACTGCTGATTGGCCGGCGCGAGGCCTCAGCCCAGGAGCTTCTCCGGGCGCGCACACGGGTGGCGAGCCTGGAGCGCAGCCTGAAAGCCTCAGACGAGATTGCCCGGCGCTACCGCTCGCTGGTGGGCAGCGGTGCCCTGAGTGCGGTGGCGTTGATTGATGTGCAGGAGCGGGCTGATCAGCAGCGCAGCGATTTGCAGGAAGCCCAGGCTGAGCTCAAGCGCGTGGAGGCGATGGGCAATGCCGGCGAGGCTTCCGGTGAGCTGGAGCTGCGCAATCGGATTGAGGCCAATCTGCGGCAGATCGCCGCGCTGCAGCAGCAAGTGAGTGATGCTAAGCGGCTGATCTCGCTGTCGCAGCTGCGGGCGCCGGTGGCGGGGGTTGCGTTTGATGTGGCGGTCACGCCCGGGGCGGTGCTGGCCGATAGCGCCAAGCCCATCCTCAAGGTGGTGCCGCAACAGCAGTTGCAGGCGCGGGTGTATTTGCCGAATGCGGCGATCGGTTTCGTGCAGCCGGGCCAGAAGGCGTTGGTGTCGCTCGATTCATTCCCAGCGGCCGACTATGGGCGCATCGGCGCCAAGGTGGTGGCGGTGGGCTCTGATGCGTTGCCGCCGGAGCAACAGCGGGAGGTGCTCGGTACGGAGGTGCGCGGCCTCTATTTTCCCGCCACGCTGCAGCTCGATCGCCAATCGCTGCAAGCGGGGCGCCGTTCGATTCCGCTCACGGCCGGCATGAGCCTCACGGCGGATCTGCAGCTGCGGGAGCGGCGCTTCATCAGCCTGTTCACCGCCTTTTTCGACGACAAACTCAAATCGTTGGAGAGGATGCGCTGA
- a CDS encoding peptidase domain-containing ABC transporter: MAPFDQLPADRLRVLQPQLQLRRCRLGQVLQAHEQAGLGMAVVLRGQLRVLGVDPLQAGLRSLARLGPGEMAGWFGVLSGLSGEQLQVASAEAELIWIPAPVFLALLEEAPQLRVWFEEQLSPIELHLALVQELRADLAWRHWLEHGLELQQLARLGSPNGNRSLVWRPSVWNGEQRLIGLPKPPALSDPPGETSVAKASASDAPLEEGSTPEPEAPDGFYALAPSMAAPSAEAAANPLRVPQAVGPRLAPLAICEGVAEQLQVPFDREALLDQIDATLQQQDRLNLVNVGQLLSSMGLRVVMATLPLDRLARVQPPAVLAQEGQLGVLDGVDPDGLARVLDPELGPLRIPLAELTAEDGELELLLLERTPISKSRRFSWGWFTPYVAEHRRELIEVFAASFVVNLLALATPLGIQVLVDQVARFENFGALLSISALLFLASLVGAVVRTLRSLIFTDVANRVDQATKGSILDRLVRLPQGFFDSRPVGQVTYYFNQLDRLREFLIGQSLTTLVDFLFSLLYIVVLVALNPPLTLVTLSTLPLIIILALVSNPIVESMIERSIGEAVKTYAFLTEAIGGIQTIKSQNAELKTRWEFQTRYSRFIGEDFKLRVTNETVSSLANFINELNGILVVGFGIWFVMKGQLTLGAFFAFRIISSYVTRPMVQLVQTWQQFKMSTEQIKMVGDIVDRQTEQSEEEATNIPMPPLKGDVAFQGVSFRFDVDAPRVLHGIDLEVPAGTFVGLVGGSGSGKSTLLKLLPRFYKAEEGQVLIDGLDINKVELYSLRRQIGVVPQDSLLFDGTIRDNLLLVKPDASTDDLIRAARLACAHDFIMAMPKGYSSSVGERGAGLSGGQRQRLALARAVLQNPRLLILDEATSALDARTERQVCLNLFEAFRGRTVFFITHRLSTVRPADLIVLMDQGAIMERGSHSQLMQQRGWYYALHQSQNQEGLS, translated from the coding sequence ATGGCCCCGTTCGATCAGCTGCCGGCTGATCGTTTGCGGGTGCTGCAACCGCAGCTGCAGCTACGCCGTTGCCGGCTCGGCCAGGTGCTGCAGGCCCATGAACAAGCAGGGCTGGGGATGGCGGTGGTGTTGCGCGGCCAGTTGCGCGTGCTCGGTGTGGACCCCTTGCAGGCGGGGCTGCGCAGCCTGGCGCGCCTCGGCCCCGGCGAGATGGCGGGTTGGTTTGGCGTGCTGTCGGGGCTGAGCGGTGAACAGCTGCAGGTGGCGTCAGCGGAAGCCGAACTGATTTGGATCCCAGCGCCGGTGTTCCTGGCTCTGTTGGAAGAAGCACCTCAGTTGCGGGTTTGGTTTGAAGAGCAGCTGAGTCCGATTGAGTTGCACCTGGCGTTGGTGCAGGAGCTGCGCGCTGATCTGGCCTGGCGCCATTGGCTCGAGCATGGGCTGGAGCTGCAGCAGCTAGCCCGGCTGGGAAGCCCTAATGGCAATCGCAGCCTGGTTTGGCGCCCCAGTGTGTGGAACGGCGAGCAGCGGCTAATCGGCCTGCCGAAGCCTCCTGCCCTGTCCGACCCGCCAGGGGAGACGTCCGTTGCAAAAGCGTCCGCTTCTGACGCGCCTCTGGAGGAGGGATCGACACCTGAGCCCGAGGCCCCAGACGGCTTTTATGCGCTCGCCCCCTCCATGGCAGCTCCGAGTGCCGAGGCGGCCGCCAATCCCCTGCGGGTGCCCCAGGCCGTGGGGCCGCGCTTGGCGCCGCTGGCCATCTGTGAAGGCGTTGCCGAGCAGTTGCAGGTGCCGTTCGATCGCGAAGCGCTGCTCGATCAGATCGACGCCACCCTGCAGCAGCAGGACCGCCTCAACCTGGTGAACGTGGGCCAGCTGCTCAGCTCCATGGGGCTGCGGGTGGTGATGGCCACGCTGCCGCTCGATCGCCTGGCGCGGGTGCAGCCGCCGGCCGTGCTTGCCCAGGAGGGGCAACTAGGCGTGCTCGATGGGGTTGATCCCGATGGTTTGGCCCGGGTGCTCGATCCGGAGCTGGGGCCGCTGCGGATCCCCCTGGCGGAGCTCACCGCTGAAGACGGTGAACTGGAGCTGCTGTTGCTTGAGCGCACGCCGATCAGTAAGAGCCGCCGCTTCAGCTGGGGCTGGTTCACGCCCTATGTGGCCGAGCATCGGCGCGAGCTGATTGAGGTGTTTGCCGCCTCGTTTGTGGTGAACCTGCTGGCCCTAGCCACGCCCCTGGGGATCCAGGTGCTGGTGGATCAGGTGGCCCGCTTTGAAAATTTCGGGGCGCTGTTGAGCATCTCGGCGCTGCTGTTTCTGGCATCGCTGGTGGGGGCGGTGGTGCGCACGCTGCGCAGCTTGATCTTCACGGATGTGGCCAATCGGGTGGATCAGGCCACCAAGGGCTCCATCCTCGATCGCTTGGTGCGGCTGCCCCAGGGCTTCTTCGATAGCCGCCCGGTGGGCCAGGTGACGTACTACTTCAACCAGCTGGACCGGTTGCGGGAGTTTCTGATCGGCCAGAGCCTCACCACCTTGGTGGATTTTCTGTTTTCGCTGCTCTACATCGTGGTGCTGGTGGCGTTGAATCCGCCGCTCACGTTGGTGACGCTCTCCACCCTGCCGTTGATCATCATCCTGGCGCTGGTCAGCAATCCGATTGTGGAGAGCATGATCGAGCGCTCGATTGGCGAGGCGGTGAAAACCTATGCCTTCCTCACCGAAGCGATTGGCGGCATCCAAACGATCAAATCCCAGAATGCCGAGCTGAAAACCCGTTGGGAATTTCAGACCCGCTACAGCCGCTTCATCGGCGAAGACTTCAAGCTTCGCGTTACCAATGAAACGGTGTCGTCGCTGGCCAATTTCATCAATGAGCTTAACGGCATTTTGGTGGTGGGCTTTGGTATCTGGTTTGTGATGAAGGGCCAGCTCACCTTGGGCGCATTCTTTGCGTTCCGGATCATTAGCAGTTATGTGACCCGGCCGATGGTGCAGTTGGTGCAGACCTGGCAGCAGTTCAAGATGAGCACCGAGCAGATCAAGATGGTGGGCGACATCGTGGATCGCCAAACCGAGCAGAGCGAGGAAGAAGCCACCAATATCCCGATGCCACCGCTTAAAGGCGATGTGGCTTTCCAGGGGGTGAGCTTCCGCTTTGATGTGGATGCACCGCGGGTGCTGCATGGCATTGACCTGGAGGTGCCAGCGGGCACCTTTGTGGGCCTGGTGGGGGGATCAGGCAGCGGCAAGAGCACCCTGCTCAAGCTATTGCCGCGTTTCTACAAAGCGGAAGAAGGCCAGGTGCTGATCGATGGGCTGGATATCAACAAGGTGGAGCTCTATTCCCTGCGCCGTCAGATCGGTGTGGTGCCACAAGACAGCCTTCTCTTTGATGGCACCATCCGCGACAACTTGCTGCTGGTGAAACCCGATGCCAGCACCGATGATTTGATTCGCGCCGCTCGCCTTGCCTGCGCCCACGACTTCATCATGGCAATGCCCAAGGGCTACAGCTCCAGCGTGGGTGAGCGGGGCGCCGGGCTCTCGGGCGGTCAGCGCCAGCGCCTGGCCCTGGCCAGGGCCGTGCTGCAAAACCCGCGCTTGCTGATCCTCGATGAGGCCACCAGTGCCCTCGATGCGCGCACGGAACGCCAGGTGTGCCTCAACTTGTTTGAGGCGTTCCGGGGCCGCACGGTGTTTTTCATCACCCACCGGCTCTCCACCGTGCGGCCGGCGGACCTGATCGTGTTGATGGATCAGGGCGCGATCATGGAGCGCGGCAGCCACAGCCAGCTGATGCAGCAACGCGGCTGGTACTACGCACTCCATCAGAGCCAAAACCAGGAGGGCCTGAGCTAG